A genomic window from Mesorhizobium sp. 131-2-1 includes:
- a CDS encoding O-methyltransferase has translation MSKKTWTAVDDYIVASLFEADPVLDAVLAVNRDQDLPAIDVSAAQGKLLSLLVRIRGASKVLEIGTLGGYSTIWMARGLPADGRIVTLELDPHHAKVARANFERAGVSDTIDLHVGPALQSLAALGGENAGPFDLIFIDADKPNNPNYLDWAMRLSRPGTVIVCDNVIRDGAVVHEKSGDANVEGARAAFSFIGGDKRLDGTAIQTVGAKGYDGFAIAIVK, from the coding sequence ATGAGCAAGAAGACCTGGACGGCCGTCGACGACTACATAGTTGCCTCGCTCTTCGAGGCAGATCCCGTGCTTGACGCGGTGCTGGCCGTCAATCGCGACCAGGACCTGCCGGCGATCGATGTTTCGGCCGCGCAGGGCAAGCTGTTGTCGCTGCTGGTGCGCATCCGCGGCGCAAGCAAGGTGCTCGAAATCGGCACGCTTGGCGGCTATTCGACGATCTGGATGGCGCGCGGACTGCCTGCCGACGGCAGGATCGTGACGCTTGAGCTCGATCCACACCACGCCAAGGTTGCGCGCGCGAATTTCGAGCGGGCAGGGGTTTCCGACACGATCGATCTGCACGTCGGTCCGGCACTTCAGTCGCTCGCCGCGCTGGGCGGCGAGAATGCCGGCCCGTTCGACCTGATCTTCATCGACGCCGACAAGCCGAACAACCCGAATTATCTCGACTGGGCGATGCGGCTGTCGCGCCCGGGGACCGTCATCGTCTGCGACAACGTCATCCGCGATGGCGCCGTGGTGCATGAAAAGAGCGGCGACGCCAACGTCGAAGGCGCACGCGCCGCGTTTTCCTTCATCGGCGGCGACAAGCGGCTCGACGGCACCGCCATCCAGACCGTCGGCGCCAAGGGCTATGACGGGTTTGCCATAGCGATCGTCAAGTGA
- a CDS encoding Gfo/Idh/MocA family protein, with protein MPSNKGPIKLGIVGVGKIVRDQHLPALGKDGDYQLIAAASRHGKVDGIPNFPTIEAMLDAVPELEAVSLCMPPQFRYDAARAALEAKKHVFLEKPPGATVSEVEDLKRIAAKHGVCLFASWHSRYAPAVEAARAFLASAKISSAAIIWKEDVRRWHPNQEWIWAPGGFGVFDPGINALSIATHILPAMFITSAVLDFPENRASPVAAHVAFRTSNGVPVTMELDWLQTGPQSWDILAETDKGKMVLSGGGAKLAIDGSIVHDEPEAEYPMLYQRFAEIVRAGVSDVDLAPLQHVADAFMLGKRNVVEAFFD; from the coding sequence ATGCCCTCGAACAAAGGTCCCATCAAGCTCGGCATCGTCGGCGTGGGAAAGATCGTCCGCGACCAGCATCTTCCGGCTCTGGGGAAGGATGGGGATTACCAGCTCATCGCCGCCGCCAGCCGGCACGGCAAGGTCGACGGCATCCCGAATTTCCCGACCATCGAGGCAATGCTCGATGCGGTGCCGGAACTCGAGGCCGTCTCGCTCTGCATGCCGCCGCAGTTCCGCTATGATGCCGCGCGCGCCGCGCTGGAAGCAAAGAAGCATGTCTTCCTTGAGAAGCCGCCAGGCGCCACGGTCAGCGAGGTCGAGGACCTGAAGCGGATTGCCGCCAAGCATGGCGTCTGCCTGTTCGCCAGCTGGCATTCGCGCTATGCGCCAGCCGTCGAGGCCGCGCGCGCCTTCCTGGCTTCTGCCAAGATCAGTTCCGCCGCCATCATCTGGAAGGAAGACGTTCGCCGCTGGCATCCGAACCAGGAGTGGATCTGGGCGCCGGGCGGCTTTGGCGTCTTCGACCCGGGCATCAACGCGCTGTCGATCGCCACCCACATCCTGCCGGCGATGTTCATCACTTCGGCGGTTCTCGATTTTCCGGAGAATCGCGCATCCCCGGTGGCGGCGCATGTCGCCTTCCGCACCTCGAACGGTGTGCCGGTGACGATGGAGCTCGACTGGCTGCAGACGGGCCCGCAGAGCTGGGACATTCTGGCCGAGACGGACAAGGGCAAGATGGTGCTTTCGGGTGGCGGCGCCAAGCTCGCCATCGACGGCAGCATCGTCCATGACGAGCCGGAAGCAGAATACCCTATGCTCTACCAGCGCTTCGCCGAGATCGTCCGCGCCGGCGTCTCCGACGTCGACCTGGCGCCGCTACAGCACGTCGCCGACGCCTTCATGCTCGGCAAGCGCAATGTGGTCGAGGCGTTTTTCGACTGA
- a CDS encoding transcriptional regulator, with protein sequence MNDNEERPVTIITGRVWKKKGGKPEGVHVMLVAPDDDSAARKALDSLAAEGYAEAELDQIGDMDGAPDDEPHLSAYQGALEGEVSIITFDEPI encoded by the coding sequence GTGAACGACAATGAGGAGCGCCCGGTCACCATCATCACCGGCCGTGTCTGGAAGAAGAAAGGCGGTAAGCCGGAAGGCGTCCACGTGATGCTGGTGGCGCCCGACGACGATTCGGCGGCGCGCAAGGCGCTCGATTCGCTAGCCGCGGAAGGCTATGCCGAGGCCGAGCTCGACCAGATCGGCGACATGGACGGCGCGCCCGACGACGAACCGCATTTGTCGGCCTACCAGGGCGCGCTCGAAGGCGAAGTGTCCATCATCACCTTCGACGAGCCGATCTGA
- the rpsL gene encoding 30S ribosomal protein S12, translating into MPTVNQLIRKPRLAPVKRNKVPAMQQNPQKRGVCTRVYTTTPKKPNSALRKVAKIRLTNGFEVIGYIPGEGHNLQEHSVVMIRGGRVKDLPGVRYHIIRGVLDTQGVKNRKQRRSKYGAKRPK; encoded by the coding sequence ATGCCTACCGTCAACCAGCTGATCCGCAAGCCGCGCCTGGCGCCGGTGAAGCGAAACAAGGTCCCGGCCATGCAGCAGAACCCGCAGAAGCGGGGCGTCTGCACGCGCGTCTACACGACGACGCCGAAGAAGCCGAACTCGGCGCTGCGCAAGGTGGCCAAGATCCGCCTGACCAATGGTTTCGAAGTGATCGGCTACATCCCGGGCGAAGGCCACAACCTGCAGGAACACTCCGTGGTCATGATCCGCGGCGGCCGCGTCAAGGACCTTCCGGGTGTCCGCTACCACATCATCCGCGGCGTGCTCGACACGCAGGGTGTGAAGAACCGCAAGCAGCGCCGTTCGAAATACGGTGCCAAGCGCCCGAAGTAA
- the rpsG gene encoding 30S ribosomal protein S7: MSRRHSAEKREINPDPKFGDLIVTKFMNAVMYDGKKSVAETIVYGALDQVQSKTKQEPVTVFHQALDNVAPHVEVRSRRVGGATYQVPVDVRPERRQALAIRWLIAAARNRNETTMIDRLSGELMDAANNRGTAVKKREDTHKMAEANRAFAHYRW, encoded by the coding sequence ATGTCCCGTCGTCACAGTGCAGAAAAGCGTGAGATCAATCCGGACCCCAAGTTCGGCGACCTGATCGTCACCAAGTTCATGAACGCCGTCATGTATGACGGCAAGAAGTCGGTTGCCGAGACCATCGTCTACGGCGCGCTGGACCAGGTCCAGTCCAAGACCAAGCAGGAGCCGGTCACCGTCTTCCATCAGGCGCTCGACAATGTCGCGCCGCATGTGGAAGTGCGCTCGCGCCGCGTCGGCGGCGCCACCTACCAGGTTCCGGTCGACGTGCGTCCCGAGCGCCGCCAGGCGCTGGCGATCCGCTGGCTGATCGCGGCTGCCCGCAACCGCAACGAGACCACCATGATCGACCGCCTCTCGGGCGAGCTGATGGACGCGGCCAACAACCGCGGCACGGCCGTCAAGAAGCGTGAAGACACCCACAAGATGGCAGAAGCCAACCGCGCCTTCGCGCACTACCGCTGGTAA
- the fusA gene encoding elongation factor G: MAREYKIEDYRNFGIMAHIDAGKTTTTERVLYYTGKSHKIGEVHDGAATMDWMEQEQERGITITSAATTTFWKGRDGKMRRFNIIDTPGHVDFTIEVERSLRVLDGAIALLDANAGVEPQTETVWRQADKYHVPRMIFCNKMDKIGADFYRSVEMIGSRLGAQAVVMQLPIGAETEFKGIVDLVEMNALVWRDETLGAAWDVVEIPADLKARAEEYREKMIEAAVEMDETALENYLEGKMPSNDEIRALIRKGTIAVKFFPMFCGSAFKNKGVQPLLDAVVEYLPSPADVPAIKGVDAKTDAEIERHADDNEPLSMLAFKIMNDPFVGSLTFARIYSGKLSKGVSLDNTVKGKKERIGRMLQMHANSRADIEEAYAGDIVALAGLKDTTTGDTLCDPLHPVILERMEFPDPVIQIAIEPKTKNDQEKMGLALHRLAAEDPSFRVKTDEESGQTIIAGMGELHLDIIVDRMRREFKVEANIGAPQVAYRETITRSHEQDYTHKKQTGGTGQFARVKILFEPDAEGGDFKFESKIVGGAVPKEYVPGVEKGINSVLSSGPFAGFPMIGVKATLIDGAFHDVDSSVLAFEIAGRACFREAAPKLGVQLLEPIMKVEVVTPEDYVGSVIGDLNGRRGQIQGQEARGVAVVINAMVPLANMFKYVDNLRSMSQGRAQYTMQFDHYEPVPTAVAQEVQKKYA, translated from the coding sequence ATGGCCCGCGAATACAAAATCGAAGACTACCGCAATTTCGGTATCATGGCGCATATCGACGCCGGCAAGACGACGACGACCGAGCGCGTCCTGTACTACACGGGCAAGTCGCACAAGATCGGTGAAGTCCACGACGGCGCCGCCACCATGGACTGGATGGAGCAGGAGCAGGAGCGCGGCATCACCATCACGTCCGCCGCGACCACGACCTTCTGGAAGGGCCGTGACGGCAAGATGCGCCGCTTCAACATCATCGACACCCCCGGACACGTCGACTTCACCATCGAGGTCGAGCGTTCGCTGCGCGTGCTCGACGGCGCGATCGCGCTGCTCGACGCCAATGCCGGTGTCGAGCCGCAGACGGAAACCGTCTGGCGCCAGGCCGACAAGTACCACGTGCCGCGCATGATCTTCTGCAACAAGATGGACAAGATCGGCGCCGACTTCTACCGCTCGGTCGAGATGATCGGCTCGCGCCTCGGCGCCCAGGCCGTCGTCATGCAGCTGCCGATCGGCGCCGAGACCGAGTTCAAGGGCATCGTCGACCTCGTCGAGATGAACGCGCTGGTCTGGCGCGACGAGACCCTGGGTGCCGCCTGGGACGTCGTCGAGATCCCGGCCGACCTCAAAGCCCGCGCCGAGGAATACCGCGAGAAGATGATCGAAGCCGCCGTCGAGATGGACGAGACGGCGCTCGAGAACTACCTCGAAGGCAAGATGCCGTCGAACGACGAGATCCGCGCGCTGATCCGCAAGGGCACCATCGCGGTCAAGTTCTTCCCGATGTTCTGCGGCTCGGCCTTCAAGAACAAGGGCGTGCAGCCGCTGCTCGACGCCGTCGTCGAATACCTGCCGTCGCCGGCGGACGTTCCGGCCATCAAGGGCGTCGATGCCAAGACCGACGCCGAGATCGAGCGTCATGCGGACGACAACGAGCCGCTGTCGATGCTGGCCTTCAAGATCATGAACGACCCGTTCGTCGGCTCGCTCACCTTCGCGCGCATCTATTCGGGCAAGCTCTCCAAGGGCGTCTCGCTCGACAACACCGTGAAGGGCAAGAAGGAGCGCATCGGCCGCATGCTGCAGATGCATGCGAACTCGCGCGCCGACATCGAAGAGGCTTACGCCGGCGACATCGTCGCCCTGGCCGGCCTCAAGGATACGACCACCGGCGATACGCTCTGCGATCCGCTGCACCCGGTCATCCTCGAGCGCATGGAATTCCCCGATCCGGTCATCCAGATCGCCATCGAGCCGAAGACCAAGAACGACCAGGAGAAGATGGGCCTCGCCCTGCATCGCCTGGCTGCCGAGGATCCGTCCTTCCGCGTCAAGACCGACGAGGAAAGCGGCCAGACCATCATCGCCGGCATGGGCGAGCTGCACCTCGACATCATCGTCGACCGCATGCGTCGCGAGTTCAAGGTCGAGGCCAATATCGGCGCGCCGCAGGTTGCCTATCGCGAGACGATCACCCGCTCGCATGAGCAGGACTACACGCACAAGAAGCAGACCGGCGGTACCGGTCAGTTCGCCCGCGTCAAGATCCTGTTCGAGCCGGATGCCGAAGGCGGCGACTTCAAGTTCGAGTCGAAGATCGTCGGCGGCGCGGTGCCGAAGGAATACGTCCCCGGCGTCGAGAAGGGCATCAACAGCGTGCTGTCGTCCGGTCCGTTCGCCGGCTTCCCGATGATCGGCGTCAAGGCGACGCTCATTGACGGCGCCTTCCACGACGTCGACTCCTCGGTGCTCGCATTCGAAATCGCCGGCCGCGCTTGCTTCCGTGAAGCCGCGCCGAAGCTCGGCGTGCAGTTGCTCGAGCCGATCATGAAGGTCGAGGTCGTGACGCCGGAAGACTACGTCGGCAGCGTCATCGGCGACCTCAACGGCCGCCGTGGCCAGATCCAGGGCCAGGAAGCGCGCGGCGTGGCCGTCGTCATCAACGCGATGGTGCCGCTCGCCAACATGTTCAAGTACGTCGACAATCTGCGTTCGATGTCGCAGGGCCGCGCCCAGTACACGATGCAGTTCGACCACTACGAGCCGGTTCCGACCGCGGTCGCCCAGGAAGTCCAGAAGAAATACGCGTAA
- the tuf gene encoding elongation factor Tu yields the protein MAKGKFERTKPHVNIGTIGHVDHGKTSLTAAITKYFGEYKRYDQIDAAPEEKARGITISTAHVEYETANRHYAHVDCPGHADYVKNMITGAAQMDGAILVVSAADGPMPQTREHILLARQVGVPSIVVFLNKVDQVDDAELLELVELEVRELLTKNEFPGDDIPIVKGSALAALEDSNKTIGEDAIRELMAQVDAYIPTPVRPLDKPFLMPIEDVFSISGRGTVVTGRVERGVVKVGEELEIVGIRPTTKTTCTGVEMFRKLLDQGQAGDNIGALLRGVDREGVERGQVLAKPGSVKPHKKFVAEAYILTKDEGGRHTPFFTNYRPQFYFRTTDVTGIVTLPAGTEMVMPGDNITVDVELIVPIAMEEKLRFAIREGGRTVGAGIVVTIKE from the coding sequence ATGGCAAAAGGTAAATTCGAGCGCACCAAGCCGCATGTGAACATTGGCACGATCGGCCACGTCGATCATGGCAAGACGTCGCTGACGGCGGCGATCACGAAGTATTTTGGCGAATACAAGCGCTATGACCAGATCGACGCAGCGCCGGAAGAGAAGGCGCGCGGCATCACCATTTCGACGGCGCACGTCGAGTACGAGACGGCCAACCGTCACTATGCCCACGTCGACTGCCCCGGCCACGCCGACTATGTGAAGAACATGATCACCGGCGCCGCGCAGATGGACGGCGCGATCCTGGTGGTTTCGGCCGCCGACGGCCCGATGCCGCAGACCCGCGAGCACATCCTGCTCGCCCGCCAGGTCGGCGTGCCGTCGATCGTGGTGTTCCTGAACAAGGTCGACCAGGTCGACGACGCCGAGCTGCTCGAGCTGGTCGAGCTCGAGGTTCGCGAGCTCTTGACCAAGAACGAGTTCCCCGGCGACGACATTCCGATCGTCAAGGGTTCGGCGCTGGCCGCACTTGAGGATTCGAACAAGACCATCGGCGAGGACGCGATCCGCGAGCTGATGGCGCAGGTCGACGCCTACATCCCGACGCCGGTTCGTCCGCTGGACAAGCCGTTCCTGATGCCGATCGAAGACGTGTTCTCGATCTCGGGCCGCGGCACGGTCGTGACCGGCCGCGTCGAGCGCGGCGTGGTCAAGGTCGGCGAGGAACTCGAGATCGTCGGCATCCGTCCGACGACCAAGACGACCTGCACGGGCGTCGAGATGTTCCGCAAGCTGCTCGACCAGGGCCAGGCCGGCGACAACATCGGCGCGCTGCTGCGCGGCGTCGACCGTGAAGGCGTCGAGCGCGGCCAGGTCCTGGCCAAGCCGGGCTCGGTGAAGCCGCACAAGAAGTTCGTGGCCGAAGCCTACATCCTGACCAAGGACGAAGGCGGCCGCCACACGCCGTTCTTCACCAACTACCGTCCGCAGTTCTACTTCCGCACCACCGACGTGACCGGCATCGTGACGCTGCCGGCGGGCACCGAGATGGTGATGCCTGGCGACAACATCACGGTCGACGTCGAGCTGATCGTGCCGATCGCCATGGAAGAGAAGCTGCGCTTCGCCATCCGTGAAGGCGGCCGCACCGTCGGTGCCGGCATCGTCGTCACCATCAAAGAATAA
- the rpsJ gene encoding 30S ribosomal protein S10 yields the protein MNGQNIRIRLKAFDHRVLDASTREIVSTAKRTGANVRGPIPLPTRIEKFTVNRSPHVDKKSREQFEMRTHKRLLDIVDPTPQTVDALMKLDLAAGVDVEIKL from the coding sequence ATGAACGGACAGAATATCCGCATCCGCCTTAAGGCGTTTGATCACCGCGTGCTCGACGCCTCGACGCGGGAGATCGTGTCGACGGCCAAGCGCACCGGCGCCAACGTCCGCGGCCCCATTCCGCTGCCGACGCGGATCGAAAAGTTCACGGTCAACCGGTCGCCTCACGTCGACAAGAAGAGCCGCGAGCAGTTCGAGATGCGCACGCACAAGCGTCTGCTCGACATCGTCGATCCGACCCCGCAGACGGTCGATGCTTTGATGAAGCTCGACCTCGCCGCCGGTGTCGACGTCGAGATCAAGCTCTAA
- the rplC gene encoding 50S ribosomal protein L3 — protein sequence MRSGVIAKKVGMTRIYNDAGEHVPVTVLQMENCQVVAQRTQEKNGYTAVQLGVGLAKVKNTSKAMRGHFAAASVEPKAKLAEFRVSADNMIDVGAEITVEHFVAGQKVDVTGTSTGKGFQGVIKRHHMGGGRATHGNSVSHRTHGSTGQRQDPGKVFKGKKMAGHMGDVRVTTQNVEVVSTDADRGLILIRGAVPGVKGAWILVRDAAKVALPANAPKPAAIRAGAAKNEAPATEGAE from the coding sequence ATGCGTTCAGGTGTGATTGCAAAGAAGGTGGGAATGACCCGCATCTATAACGATGCAGGGGAACATGTTCCCGTCACCGTTCTCCAGATGGAGAATTGCCAGGTCGTGGCGCAGCGCACGCAAGAGAAGAACGGCTACACCGCCGTCCAGCTCGGCGTTGGCCTTGCCAAGGTGAAGAACACGTCGAAGGCGATGCGCGGCCATTTCGCCGCCGCTTCCGTCGAGCCGAAGGCGAAGCTCGCCGAATTCCGCGTCTCCGCCGACAACATGATCGACGTCGGCGCCGAGATCACTGTCGAGCACTTCGTCGCCGGCCAGAAGGTCGACGTCACCGGCACCTCGACCGGCAAGGGTTTCCAGGGCGTGATCAAGCGGCACCACATGGGTGGTGGCCGCGCCACGCACGGTAACTCGGTCTCGCACCGTACGCACGGCTCGACCGGTCAGCGCCAGGACCCCGGCAAGGTGTTCAAGGGCAAGAAGATGGCCGGCCACATGGGTGACGTTCGCGTCACCACGCAGAACGTCGAGGTCGTTTCGACCGACGCCGACCGCGGCCTGATCCTGATCCGCGGCGCGGTTCCCGGCGTCAAGGGCGCCTGGATCCTGGTCCGCGACGCAGCCAAGGTGGCGCTGCCGGCCAATGCGCCGAAGCCTGCCGCGATCCGCGCTGGCGCCGCCAAGAATGAAGCCCCGGCTACCGAGGGAGCGGAATAA
- the rplD gene encoding 50S ribosomal protein L4 produces the protein MDLKITTLGGKDAGKVKLSEEIFGLDPREDILQRVVRWQLAKKQQGTHKAKGRAEIARTGAKMYKQKGTGRARHHSARAPQFRGGGKAHGPVVRSHEHDLPKKVRALGLKHALSAKAKSASIIIVDELKLTEAKTKALVANFETLGLTNALVIGGAELDQNFKLAATNIPNIDVLPIQGINVYDILRRGTLVLSKAAVEALEERFK, from the coding sequence ATGGACCTCAAGATCACAACGCTGGGCGGCAAAGACGCCGGCAAGGTGAAACTCTCCGAGGAGATTTTCGGCCTTGATCCGCGCGAGGACATCCTGCAGCGCGTCGTGCGCTGGCAGCTGGCCAAGAAGCAGCAGGGCACGCACAAGGCCAAGGGCCGCGCCGAGATCGCGCGCACCGGCGCCAAGATGTACAAGCAGAAGGGTACGGGCCGCGCCCGCCACCATTCGGCTCGCGCTCCGCAGTTCCGCGGCGGCGGCAAGGCGCACGGCCCGGTCGTGCGCAGCCACGAGCACGACCTGCCGAAGAAGGTGCGCGCGCTCGGCCTCAAGCATGCTCTCTCGGCCAAGGCCAAGAGCGCGTCGATCATCATCGTCGATGAGCTGAAGCTGACCGAGGCCAAGACCAAGGCGCTGGTTGCGAATTTCGAGACGCTTGGCCTGACCAACGCGCTCGTCATCGGCGGCGCCGAGCTCGACCAGAATTTCAAGCTGGCGGCGACCAACATTCCGAACATCGACGTGCTGCCCATCCAGGGCATCAACGTCTACGACATTCTGCGCCGCGGCACGCTGGTCCTTTCCAAGGCCGCCGTCGAGGCTCTCGAGGAGCGCTTCAAATGA
- a CDS encoding 50S ribosomal protein L23, translating into MTDLRHYDVIVSPAITEKSTMASEQNQVVFNVAKKASKPEIKAAVEALFGVKVTAVNTLVRKGKIKRFRGTIGRQGDVKKAVVTLADGQSIDVATGL; encoded by the coding sequence ATGACCGACCTTCGTCACTACGACGTGATCGTCTCGCCGGCGATCACCGAAAAGTCGACCATGGCTTCCGAGCAGAACCAGGTCGTCTTCAACGTCGCCAAGAAGGCGTCGAAGCCGGAAATCAAGGCCGCCGTCGAAGCCCTCTTCGGCGTCAAGGTTACGGCCGTGAACACGCTTGTCCGCAAGGGCAAGATCAAGCGCTTCCGCGGCACGATCGGCCGCCAGGGCGACGTCAAGAAGGCGGTTGTGACGCTGGCCGACGGCCAGTCGATCGACGTCGCGACGGGTCTCTGA
- the rplB gene encoding 50S ribosomal protein L2 encodes MALKKFNPVTPSTRQLVIVDRSGLYKGKPVKGLTEGLTKSGGRNNYGRITARFIGGGHKRSYRIIDFKRRKFDVVGTVERIEYDPNRTAFIALIKYDDGELSYIIAPQRLAAGDKIVAGEAVDVKPGNAMPLASMPVGTIVHNIELKPGKGGQVARSAGGYAQLVGRDQGMAILRLNSGEQRIVHGSCMATVGAVSNPDHGNINDGKAGRTVWRGKRPHNRGVAMNPVDHPHGGGEGRTSGGRHPVSPWGKPTKGKKTRSNKATDKFIVRSRHQRKS; translated from the coding sequence ATGGCACTCAAGAAATTCAACCCGGTAACGCCGAGCACCCGCCAGCTGGTCATCGTCGACCGCTCGGGCCTCTACAAGGGCAAGCCCGTCAAGGGCCTGACCGAAGGCCTGACCAAGTCGGGCGGCCGCAACAATTACGGCCGCATCACGGCCCGCTTCATCGGCGGCGGTCACAAGCGTTCGTACCGCATCATCGACTTCAAGCGCCGCAAGTTCGACGTCGTCGGTACGGTCGAGCGGATCGAATACGATCCGAACCGCACCGCCTTCATCGCGCTGATCAAGTATGACGATGGCGAGCTGTCCTACATCATCGCCCCGCAGCGCCTTGCCGCCGGCGACAAGATCGTGGCCGGCGAAGCGGTCGACGTGAAGCCGGGCAATGCGATGCCGCTGGCCTCGATGCCGGTCGGCACGATCGTCCACAACATCGAGCTGAAGCCGGGCAAGGGCGGCCAGGTCGCCCGTTCGGCGGGCGGTTACGCCCAGCTCGTCGGCCGTGACCAGGGGATGGCGATCCTGCGCCTCAACTCGGGCGAGCAGCGCATCGTGCACGGCTCCTGCATGGCAACCGTCGGCGCGGTGTCGAACCCCGACCACGGCAACATCAATGACGGCAAGGCCGGCCGCACCGTGTGGCGCGGCAAGCGTCCGCACAATCGCGGCGTGGCCATGAACCCGGTCGATCACCCGCACGGCGGCGGCGAAGGCCGCACCTCGGGTGGCCGTCATCCGGTTTCGCCTTGGGGCAAGCCGACCAAGGGCAAGAAGACGCGGTCCAACAAGGCGACCGACAAGTTCATCGTGCGCTCGCGCCATCAGCGCAAGAGCTAA
- the rpsS gene encoding 30S ribosomal protein S19 — protein MTRSIWKGPFIDGYLLKKVDKVREGGRNEVIKMWSRRSTILPQFVGFTFGVYNGQKHVPVSVNEDMVGHKFGEFAPTRTYYGHGADKKAKRK, from the coding sequence GTGACTCGTTCGATTTGGAAAGGCCCCTTCATCGACGGCTACCTTCTCAAGAAGGTGGACAAGGTTCGTGAAGGCGGTCGCAATGAGGTGATCAAGATGTGGAGCCGTCGCTCCACCATCCTGCCGCAGTTCGTCGGCTTCACCTTCGGTGTCTATAACGGCCAGAAGCATGTTCCCGTCTCCGTGAACGAGGACATGGTCGGTCACAAGTTCGGTGAATTCGCTCCGACCCGGACCTATTACGGTCACGGCGCGGATAAGAAGGCGAAGAGGAAATAA
- the rplV gene encoding 50S ribosomal protein L22: MGKAKAPRRLADNEARAVLRTIRISPQKLNLVAALIRGKKVATALSDLEFSAKRISGTVKKTLESAIANAENNHDLDVDALIVAEAYVGKSIVMKRFHARGRGRASRIEKPFSHLTIVVREVEEKGEAA; this comes from the coding sequence ATGGGCAAGGCCAAAGCTCCGCGCAGGCTTGCTGACAACGAGGCGCGCGCCGTCCTGCGCACGATCCGTATCAGCCCGCAGAAGCTGAACCTGGTTGCCGCGCTGATCCGCGGCAAGAAGGTCGCGACAGCGCTTTCCGACCTCGAATTCTCGGCCAAGCGGATTTCCGGCACGGTCAAGAAGACGCTGGAATCGGCGATCGCCAACGCGGAAAACAACCACGACCTCGACGTCGATGCGCTGATCGTGGCGGAAGCCTATGTCGGCAAGTCGATCGTCATGAAGCGGTTCCATGCTCGTGGCCGTGGTCGCGCCAGCCGTATCGAGAAGCCGTTCTCGCACCTCACGATCGTCGTTCGTGAAGTCGAGGAAAAAGGGGAGGCCGCATAA
- the rpsC gene encoding 30S ribosomal protein S3, which translates to MGQKVNPIGLRLGINRTWDSRWFANTGEYGQLLHEDIKIRKYLEKELKQAAISKVVIERPHKKCRVTIHAARPGLIIGKKGADIEKLRKKLMEMTKSETHLNIVEVRKPEIDATLIAQSIAQQLERRIAFRRAMKRAVQSAMRLGAEGIRINCSGRLGGAEIARMEWYREGRVPLHTLRADVDYGTAEANTAYGICGVKVWVFKGEILEHDPMASERRATEGDHAHGGSAGGERERGRRRENA; encoded by the coding sequence ATGGGCCAGAAAGTCAATCCGATCGGGCTGCGTCTCGGCATCAACCGCACCTGGGATTCGCGCTGGTTCGCGAACACCGGCGAGTACGGCCAGCTGCTGCATGAGGACATCAAGATCCGCAAGTATCTTGAGAAGGAACTCAAGCAGGCCGCGATCTCCAAGGTCGTGATCGAGCGTCCGCACAAGAAGTGCCGCGTCACCATCCACGCAGCGCGTCCGGGCCTGATCATCGGCAAGAAGGGCGCCGACATCGAGAAGCTTCGCAAGAAGCTGATGGAGATGACGAAGTCCGAGACGCACCTCAACATCGTCGAGGTGCGCAAGCCGGAAATCGACGCCACGCTGATCGCGCAGTCGATCGCCCAGCAGCTGGAGCGCCGCATCGCGTTCCGCCGCGCTATGAAGCGCGCCGTTCAGTCGGCGATGCGTCTCGGCGCCGAGGGCATCCGCATCAACTGCTCGGGTCGTCTGGGCGGCGCCGAAATCGCGCGCATGGAATGGTACCGCGAAGGTCGCGTGCCGCTGCATACGCTGCGCGCCGATGTCGACTACGGCACGGCCGAGGCGAACACCGCTTACGGCATCTGCGGCGTCAAGGTCTGGGTGTTCAAGGGCGAGATCCTCGAGCACGACCCGATGGCGTCCGAGCGCCGGGCCACCGAGGGCGATCATGCGCATGGCGGCAGCGCCGGTGGTGAGCGCGAGCGCGGTCGCCGTCGCGAAAACGCCTGA